A part of Periplaneta americana isolate PAMFEO1 chromosome 17, P.americana_PAMFEO1_priV1, whole genome shotgun sequence genomic DNA contains:
- the LOC138692828 gene encoding kallikrein-7-like — protein sequence MHHLLRTVALVAFLGRCTTTELQSYEYVTTIYNENNTFVCFGAVVTTTWIVSLATCYGRSWTDSTSIPYHARLGVKRQHAAKIEKIFAHPLYDQTKYSTKDLAVLRIKDVGPYMRSENIASISVIANSYPWKLKECTLIGTRSQNSSGKDISTIKVMTTNYRNCERKLSLTGHNRKRKSYFCSMSPPRTRGPCNGKYGGLVECDNMLVGLLASENICDHEFLREYVNIGYYFKWMHSRVPAIETRITTINDATYLRPPLFSHILLYIFANNYLY from the exons ACCACAATCTACAACGAGAACAACACTTTCGTATGTTTCGGTGCTGTTGTCACCACAACATGGATTGTCAGTCTCGCCACTTGTTATGGGAG aagttGGACAGACTCAACTAGTATTCCGTATCATGCAAGGTTAGGAGTGAAGAGACAACATGCTGCGAAAATCGAAAAGATTTTCGCTCATCCTCTCTATGATCAAACCAAATACTCCACGAAAGACCTTGCAGTATTAAGA ATAAAAGACGTTGGACCATATATGAGAAGTGAAAACATTGCGAGTATTTCTGTCATCGCAAATTCATATCCCTGGAAACTAAAAGAATGTACATTGATTGGAACAAGGTCGCAG AATTCAAGCGGTAAGGATATATCAACAATCAAGGTGATGACAACAAATTACAGAAACTGTGAGCGAAAACTAAGCCTCACAGGACACAATAGAAAACGGAAATCATACTTCTGTTCCATGAGTCCTCCAAGAACACGAGGTCCTTGCAAT GGGAAATACGGCGGACTGGTGGAATGCGACAACATGCTGGTGGGTCTTCTTGCCAGCGAGAACATATGTGATCATGAGTTTCTACGCGAATATGTTAACATAGGATATTACTTCAAGTGGATGCACTCCCGAGTTCCCGCCATCGAAACCAGAATCACCACAATTAACGATGCCACCTATCTTCGGCCTCCGTTATTCTCACATATCCTGCTTTATATTTTcgcaaataattatttatattaa